In the Chiloscyllium plagiosum isolate BGI_BamShark_2017 chromosome 15, ASM401019v2, whole genome shotgun sequence genome, one interval contains:
- the LOC122557070 gene encoding interferon-inducible GTPase 5-like produces the protein MEGASSRDQRAETSNLLKDETVESSNSTFFTDEELAKLKSDYDMGGVEKVKTVVQQKVTQLDNTELNVAVTGQTGAGKSSFINAMRGLEFDDEGAAEVDTVETTMEPTGYKHPSLPNVCFWDLPGIGTNKFPANKYLNKMKFKSYDFFIIISACRFTENDTKLAREIKRLGKNFYFVRSKIDCDLYSKRKRGRQCNEEEELNKIRNDCVSKLQEAGIPSPRVYLISNFDLNLYDFSLLNKALEDGLPNIKKSVYILALPNVSLEILEKKRKELRKRIWMSATLSGGIGAVPVPGVSLAFDSVIIIKEIVHFRQCLGLDNSSLQSLAKRVGKPVEDLKAVVTTPLVRGEITPDVINRLAWGATAVAASAIELALDTIPVIGSIFGAGSSFFFTYKLLSAALDDLTESAQKVAMAAFGTENNPNQTSVQ, from the exons ATGGAAGGAGCCAGCTCCAG AGATCAACGAGCTGAAACTTCAAACCTTTTAAAAGATGAAACAGTGGAATCTTCAAACTCTACATTCTTCACTGATGAAGAACTCGCCAAACTCAAGTCGGATTATGACATGGGTGGAGTGGAAAAAGTTAAAACAGTGGTACAGCAGAAAGTAACTCAACTGGACAATACAGAGCTCAATGTTGCAGTAACAGGACAAACAGGTGCAGGGAAATCTTCCTTCATCAATGCGATGAGAGGACTTGAGTTCGATGATGAGGGAGCAGCTGAAGTTGATACCGTAGAAACCACAATGGAGCCAACGGGATACAAAC ATCCCAGCCTGCCGAATGTTTGTTTCTGGGATTTGCCAGGAATTGGAACCAACAAATTCCCTGCAAATAAATACCTGaacaaaatgaaatttaaaagctATGATTTTTTCATCATCATCTCAGCCTGTCGATTCACAGAAAATGACACAAAACTTGCCAGAGAGATCAAACGGCTCGGGAAGAATTTCTATTTTGTTCGATCTAAAATTGATTGTGATCTTTattcaaagagaaagagagggagacaatGTAATGAAGAGGAAGAACTGAACAAGATCAGGAATGACTGTGTCAGCAAGCTGCAAGAGGCTGGGATCCCATCACCCAGAGTGTACCTGATATCAAACTTTGACCTGAATCTGTATGATTTTAGTCTGTTAAATAAAGCTCTGGAAGATGGCCTTCCGAATATAAAGAAAAGTGTATACATCCTCGCCCTCCCAAATGTCAGcttggagattttggagaagaaaaGGAAAGAGCTAAGGAAACGAATCTGGATGTCGGCGACACTTTCTGGGGGAATTGGGGCGGTGCCAGTTCCTGGAGTCTCCCTGGCTTTTGACAGTGTGATAATAATTAAGGAAATAGTACATTTCCGTCAATGTCTGGGTCTGGATAATTCTTCTCTTCAAAGTCTGGCCAAGAGGGTAGGAAAACCTGTGGAGGATCTGAAAGCAGTGGTGACAACTCCCCTGGTCAGGGGGGAGATAACCCCTGATGTCATAAACAGATTGGCCTGGGGTGCTACTGCTGTCGCTGCTTCAGCAATCGAGCTCGCCCTTGACACCATCCCAGTGATTGGTTCCATCTTCGGAGCAGGGTCATCCTTCTTTTTTACCTACAAACTGCTGAGTGCTGCATTGGATGATCTTACAGAGAGTGCACAGAAAGTGGCGATGGCTGCCTTTGGGACTGAAAATAATCCAAACCAAACATCAGTGCAGTGA